A stretch of the Candidatus Zixiibacteriota bacterium genome encodes the following:
- a CDS encoding NADH-quinone oxidoreductase subunit K, which produces MKEMVNALIALIVMVDFLLLSASSLRAAIRIVAVQGMALGLLPLFVHDDGLTIRLAIISILVISLKGALIPRFLARGLREENAGREITYYVGPIASLLIGILVMCSSLWWGNLFPVPDQPGYHLAIPMAFFTIITGLFLVVSRRQALMQIIGYLVLENGIYAFGVFFAQSESMLIEIGILLDVFVGVFIMGVMVFHISREFDNIETGQLNTLRDWIHGRRKSSQEETPS; this is translated from the coding sequence ATGAAGGAAATGGTAAATGCGCTTATTGCTTTAATCGTGATGGTGGACTTCCTGCTGCTGAGCGCCTCATCGCTGCGAGCCGCAATCCGAATTGTAGCTGTACAGGGGATGGCCCTGGGGCTGCTCCCGCTATTCGTCCATGACGATGGTCTGACCATTAGGCTGGCGATTATCTCGATTCTCGTCATCTCTTTGAAAGGGGCTCTTATTCCCCGTTTCCTCGCGAGGGGATTACGCGAGGAGAATGCGGGGCGTGAAATTACCTACTATGTCGGTCCCATCGCATCGCTGCTGATCGGCATTCTCGTGATGTGCAGTTCTTTATGGTGGGGCAATCTGTTTCCGGTTCCCGATCAACCGGGGTATCATCTCGCCATTCCGATGGCCTTCTTCACTATTATTACCGGGCTGTTTCTTGTTGTCAGCAGAAGACAAGCGTTGATGCAAATTATCGGTTATCTCGTTTTGGAAAATGGAATTTATGCCTTTGGCGTTTTCTTTGCCCAGTCTGAATCGATGCTCATCGAGATCGGCATCCTGCTTGATGTGTTTGTCGGTGTGTTTATAATGGGTGTGATGGTATTTCACATAAGTCGGGAGTTTGACAACATCGAGACAGGCCAACTGAACACACTTCGTGATTGGATTCATGGTCGGCGAAAATCCAGCCAGGAGGAAACACCATCGTGA
- a CDS encoding proton-conducting transporter membrane subunit: protein MILALVLIPALAGIVSFTVKSSRTRRTVLVSTAIVHLALTGAAWLWRPEPIFDGWLCLDALGLVFLSVVSGLFFMAAVYAVDYLAKEPSGTRRDFEESALFVNEPEAIFAGCLLLFQSTMTLVTLSHNFGVLWVAVEATTLSSAPLIYFHRHHRSLEATWKYLVICSVGIALALLGTFFLAHAAGLASGNVPLVVEELIKNASELEAPWLKAAFIFMLVGYGTKMGLAPLHSWLPDAHSEAPSVVSALLSGALLNCAFLGILRVGQVLGAAGLGEFAQSLLLFFGLMSVLVATVFIIGQLDYKRMLAYSSIEHMGIIAIGVGIGGMGVFGGLLHAVNHSLAKGMLFLVAGNILAHYRSKSTSAVSNMFAGLPRSSVLWMAGFLAITGTPPFGSFISELSIIRAAFASGHPIIAVTLMVALGVIFVGMASIFLRMLYGTAPNSGQNLPLAKESLFSFVPPAVLCLAVLGLGLYLPPALNQVLLEASKLLGVK from the coding sequence ATGATTCTTGCGCTTGTCCTTATACCGGCCCTGGCCGGAATCGTTTCATTCACGGTAAAGAGCAGCCGCACGCGCCGGACGGTACTCGTGTCAACCGCCATAGTACACCTCGCGCTGACTGGCGCCGCCTGGCTGTGGCGACCGGAGCCTATTTTTGACGGTTGGCTGTGTTTGGATGCGTTGGGGCTTGTGTTTCTGTCTGTTGTAAGTGGACTGTTCTTTATGGCAGCCGTTTATGCTGTCGACTACCTGGCCAAGGAACCATCGGGCACAAGGCGTGACTTCGAGGAGTCCGCGCTGTTCGTCAACGAGCCGGAAGCGATATTCGCGGGGTGTCTGCTTTTATTCCAATCCACCATGACCTTGGTCACCTTAAGTCACAACTTCGGAGTGCTTTGGGTGGCAGTAGAGGCAACCACGTTATCATCGGCACCACTCATATATTTCCATCGCCATCACCGATCATTGGAGGCGACATGGAAGTACCTGGTCATATGTTCGGTGGGAATAGCGCTGGCACTTCTCGGTACGTTCTTTCTCGCGCACGCGGCGGGATTGGCGTCGGGCAATGTGCCGCTGGTTGTGGAGGAATTGATCAAGAACGCATCCGAGCTTGAGGCTCCCTGGCTAAAGGCCGCGTTCATCTTTATGCTGGTCGGGTATGGCACGAAGATGGGACTTGCACCTTTGCATAGTTGGTTACCAGATGCTCACAGTGAAGCACCTTCGGTAGTATCGGCTTTACTATCCGGGGCGCTTCTCAACTGCGCCTTCCTTGGCATTTTGCGAGTAGGCCAGGTGCTCGGCGCCGCTGGATTGGGTGAGTTTGCCCAATCGCTACTTTTGTTTTTTGGACTAATGTCCGTACTCGTCGCAACGGTCTTCATTATCGGACAGCTTGACTACAAGAGAATGCTCGCCTATTCGAGCATTGAACATATGGGAATAATCGCGATTGGCGTGGGCATCGGCGGCATGGGAGTATTCGGCGGTCTGCTCCATGCGGTCAATCATTCTTTGGCCAAAGGGATGCTGTTTTTGGTTGCCGGGAACATACTGGCGCACTACCGGTCAAAGTCAACCAGCGCGGTGTCCAATATGTTTGCGGGGCTGCCACGGTCAAGCGTTCTTTGGATGGCCGGTTTCCTGGCGATCACAGGTACGCCGCCATTCGGATCGTTTATCAGTGAGTTGAGCATCATCCGTGCCGCTTTTGCCTCGGGGCACCCAATTATAGCAGTGACTCTGATGGTAGCATTAGGGGTTATTTTCGTGGGGATGGCGAGCATTTTTTTGCGCATGCTGTATGGTACGGCACCCAACTCCGGTCAAAACCTGCCTTTGGCCAAGGAATCACTTTTCTCGTTCGTGCCTCCCGCCGTTCTCTGTTTAGCGGTGCTTGGCTTAGGGTTGTATCTTCCGCCGGCTCTAAATCAGGTGCTTCTTGAAGCGAGCAAGCTACTGGGTGTGAAATGA
- a CDS encoding hydrogenase: MMQTNRSLVCRNCERIPLGRVPIVGTDELAEEVKSGVRCGGRLAALFVQPQGGKYRLFAILLTGKEGSIRVASSMVNQSYPCLTRDCTQAHLFEREIAELWDIEPRGHPWLKPVRFVKSPIGMTEFFHVEGSDVHEVAVGPVHAGIIEPGHFRFNCAGEEVLHLEISLGYQFRGIEQSLKGGPHRRTIHHMETLAGDTSVGHATAFSQIVETLSGCRVSFRAIALRSIALELERLANHTGDLGAMAGDVGFLPVAAHCGRIRGDFLNLTAMICGNRLGHGIARPGGIGQDLDGGDLALLAERLHRLYTDVSIAAELLWNTTSVANRFEGTGTIDMDRCRELGIVGPVARAAGLEQDVRLEYPSDIYRFAQIPVSCWNMGDVFARAYVRWLEISRSVEFILARIAGLPKENTRAKTGSMSSDSLCISLVEGWRGEICHIACTDGDGRFSWYKVVDPSFHNWSGLAWAMRNQQISDFPLCNKSFNLSYCGHDL; encoded by the coding sequence ATGATGCAGACCAACCGCAGCCTCGTGTGCCGCAACTGTGAACGGATTCCGCTCGGTAGAGTACCAATCGTGGGAACAGATGAACTCGCCGAGGAGGTTAAGAGTGGAGTACGATGTGGCGGCAGGCTTGCCGCTCTATTTGTGCAACCACAGGGCGGAAAATACAGGTTATTCGCTATCCTCCTGACCGGCAAGGAGGGCAGTATAAGAGTGGCCTCCAGTATGGTGAACCAATCTTATCCCTGCCTAACGCGTGATTGCACACAAGCACATCTGTTTGAGCGAGAAATAGCTGAACTGTGGGATATCGAACCGCGGGGCCACCCGTGGCTTAAGCCGGTACGCTTCGTGAAATCGCCGATTGGCATGACCGAGTTCTTTCATGTCGAAGGCAGCGACGTTCACGAAGTCGCAGTGGGTCCGGTGCATGCCGGTATAATCGAGCCAGGCCATTTCAGATTCAACTGTGCGGGTGAAGAAGTCCTGCATCTGGAAATAAGTCTGGGATATCAATTTCGAGGGATAGAGCAGTCGTTGAAAGGCGGCCCCCATCGCAGGACAATCCACCACATGGAAACCTTGGCCGGAGATACATCAGTCGGCCATGCCACTGCCTTTTCGCAGATCGTTGAGACCTTGTCAGGCTGCCGCGTATCTTTTCGAGCTATCGCGCTGAGAAGTATCGCTCTGGAGCTGGAGAGATTGGCGAATCATACGGGCGATCTTGGGGCAATGGCAGGGGATGTCGGTTTTCTGCCGGTCGCAGCGCATTGTGGCCGCATTCGCGGGGATTTTTTGAACCTTACGGCGATGATCTGTGGAAATCGCCTGGGGCACGGGATTGCCAGACCCGGCGGTATTGGCCAGGATCTTGACGGCGGTGATCTGGCCTTGTTGGCAGAGAGACTGCATCGCTTATACACTGACGTTTCGATAGCGGCAGAATTGCTGTGGAACACGACATCGGTCGCCAACCGTTTTGAAGGCACCGGTACTATCGACATGGATCGCTGTCGTGAGTTAGGAATCGTTGGGCCTGTGGCGCGGGCCGCGGGTCTTGAACAGGATGTTCGGCTGGAATACCCATCGGACATCTATCGATTTGCGCAGATTCCGGTCTCTTGCTGGAATATGGGAGATGTCTTCGCTCGCGCCTATGTGCGCTGGTTGGAGATTAGCCGATCCGTGGAGTTCATTCTTGCTCGAATTGCCGGTTTGCCGAAGGAAAATACCCGCGCCAAGACAGGTTCGATGAGCAGCGATTCGTTGTGCATTTCGCTTGTTGAAGGCTGGCGCGGTGAGATTTGTCACATCGCCTGTACTGATGGCGATGGGCGCTTTTCATGGTACAAGGTTGTTGATCCGTCGTTTCACAACTGGAGCGGTCTTGCGTGGGCCATGAGAAATCAGCAGATTTCCGATTTTCCTCTGTGCAACAAGAGCTTTAACCTTTCGTATTGCGGCCACGACTTATAG
- a CDS encoding hydrogenase, whose amino-acid sequence MLKALLARARFGSRTVEFPDAPPILPVRFQGRPVISSEPCGKGCRECIDSCPTEALRVVDSHPELDLGRCLFCGECELACSSGLIRFTKEYSLGSSGRSDLVVRFDSEQSRIKSLNSEMLRLFKRSLRLRQVSAGGCNGCEVDVNVLNTIVFDLGRFGIQFVASPRHADGLLITGPVTENMRLALLKTYEAVPDPKIVIAVGACAISGGPYIDHPQVHNGAGSHLKVDLFVPGCPPHPITILDALLRLLSRMPSQRRG is encoded by the coding sequence ATGTTGAAAGCTTTGCTGGCCAGAGCGCGATTTGGAAGTCGTACCGTCGAGTTCCCCGATGCCCCGCCAATACTGCCGGTGCGATTCCAGGGGCGGCCGGTTATTTCTTCCGAACCGTGCGGCAAAGGTTGCCGCGAGTGTATTGATTCATGCCCGACCGAGGCCCTGAGAGTTGTAGACAGTCATCCCGAGCTGGATTTAGGCCGCTGTCTTTTTTGTGGCGAATGCGAATTAGCCTGTTCGAGCGGCCTGATTCGATTCACGAAAGAATACAGTTTGGGTAGTAGTGGGCGTTCAGATCTGGTGGTTCGTTTTGACTCCGAGCAATCGCGGATCAAGAGTCTTAATAGTGAGATGCTGCGGCTGTTCAAACGATCTTTGCGGTTGCGCCAGGTCAGTGCCGGCGGATGTAACGGGTGCGAGGTGGACGTAAACGTACTGAACACGATTGTCTTCGATCTTGGACGCTTTGGCATTCAATTCGTGGCCTCACCTCGCCACGCGGATGGTTTGCTCATTACGGGTCCGGTTACCGAGAATATGAGGTTGGCACTGCTCAAAACCTACGAAGCCGTACCAGATCCAAAAATCGTCATCGCCGTTGGCGCGTGCGCAATCTCAGGCGGGCCTTATATCGATCACCCTCAGGTGCACAACGGTGCAGGAAGCCATCTCAAGGTAGATCTCTTCGTCCCTGGTTGTCCGCCGCATCCCATCACCATACTTGATGCCTTGCTTCGGTTGCTTTCGCGCATGCCGAGTCAGCGCAGAGGGTAG
- the katG gene encoding catalase/peroxidase HPI, translated as MSNQNKEGAGKCPVTGIASRGRTNRDWWPNQLNLKILHQHSAKSDPMGADFNYAEQFKKLDYKALKKDLYDLMTDSQDWWPADWGHYGGLFIRMAWHSAGTYRMGDGRGGGGTGNQRFAPLNSWPDNVNLDRARRLLWPIKQKYGQRISWADLMILAGNCALESMGFKTFGFAGGRADIWEPEEDIYWGAEEEWLATSDKPKSRYTGDRDLENPLAAVQMGLIYVNPEGPDGNPDPVASGRDVRETFARMAMNDEETVALVAGGHTFGKCHGAGDAALLGPAPEAAPIEQQGLGWKSSFKSGKGGDTITSGIEGAWKPNPTKWDLGYLKVLFKYEWELIKSPAGANQWVAKDVDEEDMIVDAHDPSKKHRPIMTTADLSLKLDPIYEPIARRFLKNPKEFADAFARAWFKLTHRDMGPRARYLGPEVPKEELIWQDPIPAVNHKLINKRDIASLKKEILASGLSVSQLVSTTWASASTFRGSDMRGGANGARIRLAPQKDWEVNQPDQLAKVLKTLERIQKEFNKAQSGDKKVSLADLIVLGGCAGIEQAARKAGHEVTVPFTPGRMDATQKKTDVDSFAVLEPKADCFRNYQKAKYSVRAEELMVDRAQLLTLTAPEMTVLVGGLRVLGANFGGSKHGVFTGRPETLTNDFFVNLLDMNTEWKAASPDEDLFEGRDRATGKVKWTGTRVDLIFGSNSQLRALAEVYACKDSQEKFVNDFVAAFNKVMNLDRFDLA; from the coding sequence ATGAGCAATCAAAACAAAGAAGGCGCGGGTAAGTGCCCGGTAACAGGCATAGCAAGCCGCGGAAGAACGAACCGCGACTGGTGGCCAAATCAGTTGAATCTGAAGATACTCCACCAGCACTCCGCCAAATCCGATCCCATGGGTGCGGATTTCAACTATGCTGAACAATTCAAGAAACTCGACTATAAAGCCCTCAAGAAAGATCTCTACGATCTGATGACTGACTCACAGGACTGGTGGCCGGCCGACTGGGGCCACTATGGGGGACTTTTCATCCGCATGGCCTGGCACAGCGCTGGCACTTATCGCATGGGCGATGGCCGCGGGGGAGGTGGCACCGGTAACCAGCGTTTCGCACCCCTCAACAGCTGGCCCGACAACGTGAACCTCGACAGAGCACGACGCCTTCTCTGGCCAATCAAACAAAAATATGGCCAGAGAATCTCCTGGGCCGATCTCATGATCCTCGCCGGCAATTGCGCGCTTGAATCAATGGGATTCAAAACTTTCGGCTTCGCCGGCGGCCGCGCCGATATCTGGGAACCGGAAGAAGACATCTACTGGGGCGCCGAAGAAGAGTGGCTGGCCACAAGCGACAAACCAAAAAGCCGATACACGGGCGACCGGGATCTGGAAAACCCCCTCGCGGCCGTGCAAATGGGTCTGATCTATGTAAACCCGGAAGGTCCCGATGGCAACCCGGATCCGGTGGCGTCGGGTCGTGACGTTCGAGAGACATTCGCCCGCATGGCCATGAATGACGAAGAAACCGTCGCTCTCGTAGCCGGCGGACACACCTTCGGTAAATGCCACGGCGCGGGCGACGCGGCGCTGCTCGGTCCCGCGCCCGAAGCCGCGCCCATTGAACAGCAGGGTCTCGGATGGAAAAGCAGTTTCAAAAGCGGCAAAGGCGGTGATACCATCACAAGCGGTATCGAAGGCGCCTGGAAGCCAAACCCGACCAAATGGGATTTGGGCTATCTGAAAGTACTGTTCAAGTACGAGTGGGAGTTGATCAAGAGCCCGGCCGGAGCAAACCAGTGGGTTGCGAAAGACGTCGACGAAGAAGACATGATTGTTGACGCGCACGATCCGTCGAAAAAACACCGCCCGATTATGACTACGGCGGATCTCTCGCTGAAACTCGATCCCATCTATGAGCCGATCGCGCGACGCTTTCTGAAAAATCCCAAAGAATTCGCGGACGCCTTTGCCAGAGCCTGGTTCAAGCTGACTCACCGCGACATGGGTCCCCGCGCACGCTATCTTGGTCCGGAAGTGCCAAAAGAAGAGCTCATCTGGCAGGATCCCATTCCCGCGGTCAATCACAAACTGATCAACAAGCGGGATATCGCTTCCCTCAAGAAAGAAATCCTGGCTTCCGGTCTGTCTGTATCGCAACTCGTATCGACCACCTGGGCGTCGGCATCCACCTTCCGTGGTTCGGACATGCGAGGCGGAGCCAATGGCGCGCGGATTCGTCTCGCACCCCAGAAGGACTGGGAAGTCAACCAGCCTGACCAACTCGCTAAGGTGCTCAAGACTCTGGAGCGCATCCAGAAAGAATTCAACAAAGCCCAGTCCGGCGACAAAAAGGTTTCACTCGCCGATTTAATCGTTCTGGGTGGTTGCGCGGGCATCGAGCAGGCGGCTAGGAAAGCCGGTCACGAAGTGACCGTTCCCTTTACGCCAGGGCGCATGGACGCCACACAGAAAAAAACAGATGTGGATTCTTTTGCCGTACTCGAGCCAAAAGCCGATTGTTTCCGCAATTACCAGAAAGCCAAATACAGCGTGCGGGCCGAGGAATTGATGGTTGACCGTGCGCAGTTACTGACTCTCACCGCACCGGAGATGACTGTTCTTGTCGGTGGGTTGCGCGTGCTGGGCGCCAACTTCGGGGGATCCAAACACGGCGTCTTCACCGGCCGACCTGAGACGCTCACGAACGACTTCTTTGTCAACTTACTCGACATGAACACCGAGTGGAAGGCCGCGTCGCCAGACGAGGACCTGTTCGAGGGACGCGACCGCGCCACGGGTAAAGTCAAGTGGACCGGCACTCGTGTCGACCTGATCTTCGGTTCGAACTCTCAACTGCGGGCGCTGGCGGAAGTCTACGCCTGCAAGGACTCGCAGGAGAAATTCGTTAATGACTTCGTGGCTGCCTTCAACAAGGTAATGAATCTTGATCGCTTCGATTTGGCATAA
- a CDS encoding transcriptional repressor, protein MTADRVNTHSLIKGFVKLCREKGLRATHQRTEIFKALSEHPNHPTTEEIFNRVRKHLKTISLDTVYRTIATFEEHGLIGRVYHVDNTTRFDINLSNHHHLVCARCHTIEDFYWPEFDRMKPPKSVTNWTRIDTKQVIINGLCSSCKEIS, encoded by the coding sequence ATGACGGCTGATAGAGTCAACACGCACTCGCTGATAAAGGGATTTGTGAAGCTTTGCAGAGAAAAGGGGCTACGGGCAACACATCAAAGAACGGAAATATTCAAAGCTTTGTCAGAGCATCCCAATCATCCAACAACCGAAGAAATTTTCAATCGAGTACGAAAGCATCTTAAAACGATATCATTGGATACCGTTTACAGAACGATTGCGACATTCGAAGAGCACGGGCTGATCGGAAGAGTCTACCACGTCGACAACACAACTCGCTTTGACATCAATCTCTCCAATCATCACCACCTGGTCTGCGCCAGGTGCCATACGATAGAAGACTTCTATTGGCCCGAGTTTGATCGGATGAAACCGCCCAAATCAGTTACTAACTGGACTCGGATTGATACAAAACAGGTAATTATAAACGGCTTGTGTTCAAGTTGTAAGGAGATATCATGA
- a CDS encoding YiiX/YebB-like N1pC/P60 family cysteine hydrolase, with translation MTGSKIKWLLILTLVIIAVYAVLLIPETPPVIGAYSTHSAFVWGQDEYWSSLESEFRQKRDVGCSVLTDTISSRMRALDSIVYEVGAVRAAPSDPALNNLEKAFFELGVLIAVCPELLREYVRAFEQMRCLIKDLSLEWDLGSREASDRLYRLLYGGRTAVEEAMLQAEPGAILELESVCDEPSKTPSAEINGVQVHSGDILISRGGAPTSALIARGSDYAGNFSHAALCHVDDSTGEISIIEAHIECGVTVSTREQYLNDKKLRIMVLRPRSDLPSMMVDPMLPHRAACLALDMARSNHIPYDFEMNTRDDSRLFCSEVVSSAYDSLDFPLWKKLSHISEPGLRSWLAAFGVRNFTTQEPSDLEYDPQLRVVAEWRDPETLMEDHIDNAIIDVMLEGASNGDRLEYTWYMLPAARVIKLYSVILNCFGEVGPIPEGMGATSALQNQWLSEQHRGTKIILKKKISEFRKANGYSPPYWELVRLAREAYKSHGRTSL, from the coding sequence GTGACCGGAAGTAAAATCAAATGGCTCCTGATATTGACCCTTGTCATCATCGCGGTCTACGCGGTTCTTCTCATTCCCGAAACGCCCCCGGTAATTGGTGCTTATTCTACTCACTCAGCCTTCGTCTGGGGGCAGGACGAATACTGGTCGTCCCTGGAGTCCGAGTTTCGACAAAAGAGGGACGTGGGATGCTCTGTTCTTACGGACACAATCTCTTCTCGCATGCGCGCGCTTGACAGTATTGTGTATGAAGTCGGCGCGGTGAGAGCTGCTCCATCGGACCCTGCGCTAAACAATCTGGAGAAGGCATTCTTCGAGTTGGGCGTCTTAATTGCGGTCTGTCCGGAATTGCTGCGGGAGTATGTTCGGGCCTTTGAACAAATGCGCTGCTTGATCAAAGACCTGTCGCTTGAGTGGGACCTCGGATCGCGTGAGGCATCGGACCGGCTGTACCGTCTTCTGTATGGTGGACGTACGGCTGTCGAAGAAGCTATGCTGCAGGCTGAGCCTGGAGCCATTTTGGAGCTGGAGAGTGTTTGCGATGAGCCATCAAAGACTCCTTCAGCAGAAATAAATGGGGTCCAGGTTCACAGCGGAGATATCTTGATATCGCGTGGCGGCGCCCCTACTTCGGCTCTGATCGCCCGTGGGAGTGATTATGCGGGTAATTTCTCGCATGCTGCCCTGTGCCACGTGGATGATTCCACGGGAGAGATTTCGATCATCGAGGCGCACATCGAGTGCGGGGTAACGGTCTCGACGCGGGAGCAGTATCTAAACGACAAGAAACTCCGTATAATGGTGTTGCGTCCCCGGTCCGACCTGCCATCGATGATGGTCGATCCGATGTTACCACATCGAGCCGCGTGCCTCGCTCTCGATATGGCGAGATCGAACCACATTCCGTACGATTTTGAAATGAACACGCGAGATGATAGTAGGCTTTTCTGTTCGGAGGTCGTATCATCGGCGTACGACAGCCTTGATTTCCCGCTATGGAAGAAGCTTTCACATATTTCGGAGCCCGGCCTTCGCAGTTGGCTGGCAGCTTTCGGCGTGAGGAATTTTACCACACAGGAGCCTTCGGATCTCGAATATGACCCGCAGTTGAGGGTAGTTGCCGAATGGCGAGACCCAGAGACTCTTATGGAAGACCACATCGACAATGCGATCATCGATGTCATGCTCGAAGGCGCCAGTAACGGGGACCGGTTGGAGTATACGTGGTATATGCTGCCTGCTGCCAGAGTCATTAAGCTTTACAGCGTCATACTCAATTGTTTCGGTGAGGTTGGCCCCATCCCTGAAGGTATGGGAGCCACCTCCGCGCTCCAGAATCAGTGGCTGAGTGAGCAGCACCGGGGGACGAAGATCATTCTTAAGAAAAAGATATCCGAGTTTAGAAAAGCTAACGGATATTCGCCTCCCTACTGGGAATTGGTGAGATTGGCGCGAGAAGCCTACAAAAGTCACGGCCGTACTTCCCTTTAA